A genomic stretch from Candidatus Vicinibacter proximus includes:
- a CDS encoding DUF998 domain-containing protein, whose amino-acid sequence MDLLKKRMKTDSKTNTLLLCGAIAGPLFLIVVLMEGMLRPNYSSLSYPLSSLSIGDTGWTQILNFIITGILLIIFSHDLKQVCNSDKAKFRGPLLIRLAGIGLIGAGIFVTDPILGYPADKPLVLRQFTFSGHLHDGFSMFVFIFLPCACFVFRTYFISNNRRGLANYSAFSGYAMIATFIMTSMGFKQLSGFVYYAGLLQRLCISIGLTWMTLISIHLIKNQLDHSSN is encoded by the coding sequence TTGGATTTATTAAAAAAGAGAATGAAAACTGATTCAAAAACAAATACTCTTTTACTTTGTGGTGCAATTGCCGGTCCGTTATTCCTAATTGTAGTTCTGATGGAGGGCATGTTGAGACCTAACTACAGTTCATTATCATATCCATTAAGTTCACTTTCAATTGGAGATACCGGTTGGACACAGATTCTAAATTTTATTATTACTGGTATTTTATTAATTATTTTTTCACACGATTTAAAACAGGTATGCAATTCAGATAAAGCAAAATTCCGAGGACCATTACTAATTAGATTAGCTGGAATCGGACTAATTGGTGCAGGCATCTTTGTGACCGATCCAATTTTAGGCTATCCAGCCGATAAGCCCCTTGTGCTAAGACAGTTTACATTTAGCGGACATTTGCATGACGGATTTTCCATGTTTGTTTTTATTTTTTTACCCTGTGCGTGTTTTGTTTTTCGTACATATTTTATTTCCAATAATAGGAGAGGATTGGCGAACTATTCAGCTTTTTCAGGCTATGCTATGATAGCAACTTTTATTATGACGAGTATGGGATTTAAACAACTATCGGGGTTTGTATATTATGCTGGTTTATTACAGCGTCTATGTATTTCAATTGGTTTGACTTGGATGACACTGATTTCTATACATTTGATAAAAAATCAACTTGACCACAGCAGTAATTAA
- a CDS encoding alpha/beta hydrolase has protein sequence MIFTFSFFATNCYRQKASNPKTEKVFLDDSDNTKNCYTIIYPSKLPWTGYIFLIPGFGETAENVLLQTDLPNKLAINGICTIIPTFQDGVLSFGVDSLSQQTFDKILKDVTSKHKLIGHKFYIGGFSIGGSCAIKYAENAAIKPTAIFAIDPPLDFERYYNSAIRNIRLSRDKEANPENVYMVDRLEKETGGTPTTNLIDYYNISPYSFSDTTQSAVKKLTKIPLRIYTEPDINWWLKERGEDFTSMNATECSAMINELNRLGNQNAELITTQNKGYRKPDNRRHPHSWNIVDHEELIQWLLDQ, from the coding sequence ATAATTTTCACATTTTCATTTTTTGCTACCAATTGTTATCGACAGAAGGCATCTAACCCAAAAACTGAGAAAGTTTTTCTTGACGATTCCGATAATACAAAAAACTGTTACACCATAATATATCCATCAAAACTTCCCTGGACTGGGTATATTTTTCTAATTCCAGGTTTTGGTGAAACAGCTGAAAACGTCTTACTACAAACTGATCTACCTAACAAGTTAGCCATTAATGGGATTTGTACAATTATTCCAACTTTTCAAGATGGAGTTTTATCTTTTGGAGTTGATAGTTTAAGCCAACAAACTTTTGACAAAATTCTCAAGGATGTAACATCTAAACACAAACTTATTGGCCATAAATTTTATATAGGTGGATTTTCAATTGGGGGGAGTTGCGCAATTAAATATGCCGAAAATGCCGCCATTAAACCAACAGCAATTTTTGCGATTGACCCACCACTCGATTTTGAAAGATATTATAATTCCGCAATAAGAAATATTAGACTTTCAAGAGACAAAGAAGCCAATCCGGAGAATGTTTATATGGTAGACAGACTGGAGAAAGAAACCGGTGGAACTCCAACAACAAACCTTATCGATTATTACAATATTTCGCCATACTCATTTTCAGACACTACTCAAAGCGCAGTAAAAAAACTAACAAAAATACCTTTGAGAATTTACACTGAGCCTGATATTAATTGGTGGTTAAAAGAACGCGGTGAAGACTTTACAAGTATGAATGCGACTGAATGTTCAGCAATGATTAATGAATTGAATAGACTTGGAAATCAAAATGCAGAATTAATAACAACTCAAAATAAAGGTTATAGAAAACCTGACAATAGAAGACATCCTCATTCTTGGAATATTGTTGATCATGAAGAATTAATACAATGGTTACTAGACCAGTAG
- a CDS encoding histidine kinase: MKFIHLFALLMMLVCCTSCGQNQTNVPLDKIKSIKANYSDAQLKEADTSQVPMSMVRNVRQDRNGNILIASYLGVFRYDIHLPDRQGDSFTNLTNKISSPRFSSFWDVLEDRKGNLWFATKDSGVYFYNAQYLPDEQESLRHFTTKDGLASNTALHIYEDRTGNIWFGTQGGASRYDGNSFRTFTTEDGLPNNDINTILEDKAGKLWFGSRGDLSVYDGKTFTILKNKDGKTFSNVWGITEDRKGNIWFGATIIEDKRGDTLFVSQGLWRYDGSIFTKVSQKGANAIIEDKNGNIWTTGADEPPRLGQVWSLSRYDQKSLYDKNPSVTEIKSQTGMLLGILEDVKGNIWFGSGGGVHRYDGKTIKDFRREERNN; this comes from the coding sequence ATGAAATTCATTCACCTTTTTGCTTTGCTTATGATGCTTGTTTGTTGCACTTCCTGTGGACAAAACCAAACCAACGTTCCGCTGGATAAAATCAAGTCCATTAAAGCAAATTACTCCGATGCTCAACTTAAAGAGGCGGACACCTCTCAGGTACCTATGAGTATGGTGCGTAATGTAAGGCAAGACAGGAATGGAAATATCTTGATTGCTTCCTATTTAGGTGTCTTTCGGTACGATATCCACCTGCCGGACAGGCAGGGAGATTCTTTTACCAATCTGACAAATAAAATAAGTTCGCCCCGCTTCTCCAGCTTCTGGGATGTCCTGGAAGATCGAAAAGGCAATCTTTGGTTTGCAACCAAAGATTCAGGGGTTTATTTTTACAATGCTCAATACCTACCTGACGAACAAGAAAGCTTGCGTCATTTTACAACAAAGGATGGGCTTGCCAGTAATACAGCGTTGCATATTTATGAAGATAGAACCGGTAATATTTGGTTCGGCACACAAGGTGGCGCTAGCCGTTACGATGGGAATTCTTTTCGAACTTTTACCACAGAAGATGGGCTACCAAATAATGATATTAATACCATCCTAGAAGATAAGGCAGGGAAGTTATGGTTTGGTTCAAGGGGGGACTTAAGTGTTTATGATGGCAAAACTTTTACCATTCTAAAAAACAAAGACGGTAAAACCTTTTCGAACGTATGGGGAATTACCGAAGACAGAAAAGGGAATATTTGGTTCGGTGCGACTATAATAGAAGATAAAAGAGGCGATACCTTGTTCGTTTCACAGGGTCTTTGGCGCTATGACGGCAGCATCTTTACTAAGGTATCGCAGAAGGGCGCTAATGCTATAATCGAAGATAAAAATGGAAACATCTGGACTACTGGTGCAGATGAACCTCCTCGTTTAGGGCAGGTCTGGTCGCTTTCCCGTTATGATCAAAAATCCTTGTACGATAAAAATCCCTCGGTAACTGAAATAAAGTCCCAAACAGGAATGCTTTTAGGGATTTTAGAAGATGTGAAAGGAAATATTTGGTTTGGTTCTGGAGGTGGGGTGCATCGTTATGATGGAAAGACCATTAAGGACTTTAGAAGGGAGGAGAGAAATAATTAG
- a CDS encoding MarR family transcriptional regulator yields the protein MEKIDQIVFYTLEKSIKSYRQFAQKNINKKGFDITIDQWLVLKTIESNEGMSQQQIAINVFKDYASITRIIEILVNKKFLERAFHSADRRRFDLSITKLGLEILTRLTPIIESNRKQALNGVTKSEIEFLKKVLNKITENCI from the coding sequence ATGGAAAAAATTGACCAAATAGTATTTTATACCCTTGAAAAATCCATTAAATCCTATCGGCAGTTCGCACAAAAAAACATAAACAAGAAAGGCTTTGACATTACTATCGACCAATGGTTAGTTTTAAAAACTATTGAGAGTAATGAAGGTATGAGTCAACAACAAATAGCTATAAATGTGTTCAAAGACTACGCATCAATCACTCGGATAATTGAGATATTAGTCAACAAAAAGTTTTTAGAGAGGGCTTTTCATTCAGCTGACAGAAGAAGATTTGATTTAAGCATAACCAAGTTGGGTTTAGAAATACTTACTAGACTGACACCTATAATTGAATCTAACAGAAAACAAGCACTTAACGGAGTTACCAAATCCGAAATTGAATTCTTGAAAAAAGTACTTAATAAAATCACAGAAAATTGCATCTAA